The nucleotide window GCAGCAGGATCAGCGCCAGGCTACCGCCACCGACCACGAAGCTTGGCCAATGGCCATGGCCGGCGAGCAATGCCTGGATCAGGTTCCAGGTATCCCGCAGCGGGCCCTGGCTGTCGACCGACAGGCCGAACAGTTTGGGCAACTGGCTGATCAGCACCGTGAGGGCGATGCCGTTCATGTAGCCATAGCGGATCGGCTTGGACAGCAGTTCGGTGATGAAGCCCAGGCGCAGCAAACCGGCGATCACACAGAACGCCCCGGCGACCAGGGCCATCATGCTGGCGATGGCGATTGCCCGTTGCGGGTCGCTGGCGGCGTATTGCACCACCACTGCCAGTATCGGCGCGGCCAGCGCCGAGTCCGGGCCCAGCACCAGGATGCGGCTGGGGCCGAACAGGGCGTAGGCCAGCAGCGGGATGATGGTGGCGTACAGGCCGTAGATGCCAGGTACGCCGGAAGCTTCGGCATAAGCGATACCCACCGGCACCAGCATGGTGGTGAGCACCAGGCCTGCGGCGATGTCTTTGGGCAGCCAGGCGGGTTGGTAGTGGAGCAGGGTGACCAGGCCGGGTAACCAGCGTTGCCAGTCGAGGCGGGTTTTTTCGGGCATGGTGCGTGCGTCCAGGGGAGGGTGCTGAATCACAGCTTAGATGCTGAATTCCGGGGCCGCTCTGCGGCCCATCGCGACACAAGGCCGCTCCTACAGGGGAATGCGTTGGTTCAGGCGACGCGTTCCGTTGTAGGAGCGGCCTTGTGTCGCGAAAGGGCTGCAAAGCAGCCCCTGATTTCAGCGGCGTTGCAAATATTGTTGGGGCTGCTCCTGAAGGGCGTGTGCATGATCAGAAAAAACAAAACCCCTTGAGGCGTTGGCCTCAAGGGGTTCGTGGGTACTGCGGTCTGGCGCTTAGACGTTAAACCAAAAGTCATGGCGTACAATGCTTTATTTTTATGGGTTTATTGAAGGTCATGCTTTTTTATACCCGGTTTTGTACCCGTATTTTATTTGGCCAGTGGCAGTGATTGTGAAACGCGTTTGTGAAGCAGTATCCACGCCCGGGGAGTGATGCTGGTGCTGTTGTGGGGCGTAGGTGTCGTTATGAGCAAAAAGGGTGCTACGCCTCGATCACCGGGTAGCAGGCGTCGCCCCATAGTGTTTCTGGGTTGTCCAGCATCAGCAGGATGATCACCGGCACGAGCTTACTCAGTAGGTTGGAGCAGTCGCGCACCTGGTCACGGTTCACGCTGCTGTTCCAGGTCGCCCCTCCGTGCATCATTTGGTTGCGCAGCGTATAGATTCGGTTGAACACAACGCCGAGCACAGCCGCGGTATTGCGGCTGGCCAACGCCTGTTGCGCTACCCGACGGCCGTTCGCAAAACGTTCGGTCCACTGTTGTTCGCTGATCTTGCCGTTTTGGTTGTCCCAGAAACTCTGGAACACGTAGGGGTTGTCCAGCAACACGCGAATGCTGCCCGAGAATTCGGACCACACCAGGT belongs to Pseudomonas asiatica and includes:
- a CDS encoding HEPN domain-containing protein — encoded protein: MDYQVLKTRHRQEREGHHPNLTLRVHRALSWLNRAEQADDVDGRFIFLWIAFNSAYATDIDEQYRLSEQSTFKTFLDKLCSLDTGNLIENLVWSEFSGSIRVLLDNPYVFQSFWDNQNGKISEQQWTERFANGRRVAQQALASRNTAAVLGVVFNRIYTLRNQMMHGGATWNSSVNRDQVRDCSNLLSKLVPVIILLMLDNPETLWGDACYPVIEA